A window from Podospora bellae-mahoneyi strain CBS 112042 chromosome 1 map unlocalized CBS112042p_1, whole genome shotgun sequence encodes these proteins:
- a CDS encoding uncharacterized protein (EggNog:ENOG503NVSH; COG:O): MAILRGFLLGLGLALAGVVQGHDDGSQWVDLWASMPQEVEPHNLPPAPFTGEDSIYTNTTIRQTIHLTQPAPHIRLSLSNEFGGPSADLHISAVTIALPLNGTAGSPSIQPRTLRQVTFSGGSKSFTIPNGAIAISDPIRNLNVKAETNLAVTIYIQQGQQGKRISGHPGSRTSSWFINGDHTKAVDLPSEAVRVDRWFILSAVEGWVDKKRTLGSLVIIGDSITDGRGSTTNGNDRWPDQLLRRLESQRRGGSGMSVINQAAGGNRVLADGLGPNALGRIARDVLAHNGVKYVVLFEGVNDLGTAAEGDLVKTGDRLIQAYEQIITRLHGRGIAVFGATITPMSGPGQAYGEPRREEQRVRVNRWIRTSGRFDAVIDFDKAVRDPKNETRLRPEYDTGDYLHLNPTGYKAMAEAVDLRLFERFKDGVSSIV; the protein is encoded by the exons ATGGCAATTCTCCGGGgtttcctcctcggcctcggcctcgctcTCGCCGGTGTTGTTCAgggccatgatgatggcagtCAATGGGTCGATCTCTGGGCTTCGATGCCTCAGGAGGTAGAACCGCATAATCTGCCGCCTGCGCCGTTT ACCGGCGAGGACTCCATctacaccaacaccaccatccgccaaaccatccacctcacccaacCCGCTCCCCACATccgcctctccctctccaacgaATTCGGCGGCCCCTCTGCCGATCTCCACATCTCCGCCGTCAccatcgccctccccctcaacggCACGGCcggctccccctccatccagcCCAGAACCCTCCGCCAAGTCACCTTCTCGGGCGGAAGCAAAtccttcaccatccccaacggcgccatcgccatctcGGACCCCATCAGAAACCTCAACGTCAAAGCCGAGACCAACCTCGCCGTCACAATCTACATCCAGCAAGGCCAGCAAGGCAAGCGAATCTCCGGCCACCCAGGCAGCCGAACAAGCAGCTGGTTCATCAACGGCGACCACACCAAAGCAGTCGACTTGCCATCCGAGGCGGTGAGGGTAGACCGGTGGTTCATCCTCTCCGCGGTCGAAGGCTGGGTAGACAAGAAAAGAACCCTCGGGAGCCTAGTCATCATCGGCGACAGCATCACCGACGGCCGCGGCTCAACCACAAACGGCAACGACCGTTGGCCCGACCAACTCCTCCGCCGGCTCGAATCCCAACGTCGCGGCGGTTCAGGAATGAGCGTCATCAACCAAGCCGCCGGAGGCAACAGGGTCCTAGCCGACGGGCTCGGACCCAACGCGCTGGGCCGGATAGCAAGGGACGTCCTCGCTCACAACGGAGTAAAATACGTGGTTCTTTTCGAGGGCGTCAACGACCTTGGCACCGCTGCCGAAGGCGACCTAGTCAAGACAGGGGATCGTCTCATTCAAGCTTATGAGCAGATCATCACCCGGCTTCACGGGCGTGGGATTGCCGTATTTGGGGCGACGATCACGCCCATGAGCGGGCCGGGCCAGGCGTATGGGGaaccgaggagggaggagcagagggtgagggtgaatAGGTGGATTAGGACCAGCGGGAGGTTCGACGCGGTGATTGACTTTGACAAGGCGGTGAGGGATCCAAAGAATGAGACGCGGCTGAGACCAGAGTATGACACGGGGGATTACCTTCACTTGAACCCGACGGGGTACAAGGCCATGGCCGAGGCGGTC